One part of the Pelodiscus sinensis isolate JC-2024 chromosome 16, ASM4963464v1, whole genome shotgun sequence genome encodes these proteins:
- the DCTN5 gene encoding dynactin subunit 5 produces the protein MELSEMLYNKSEYIETASGNKVSRQSVLCGSQNIVLNGKTIVMNDCIIRGDLANVRVGRHCVVKSRSVIRPPFKKFSKGVAFFPLHIGDHVFIEEDCVVNAAQIGSYVHIGKNCVIGRRCVLKDCCKILANTVLPPETVVPPFTVFSGCPGLFSGELPECTQELMIDVTKSYYQKFLPLTQAASAKA, from the exons ATGGAGCTGAGCGAGATGCTGTACAACAAGTCCGAGTACATCGAGACg GCATCTGGCAACAAAGTCAGCAGACAGTCTGTGCTCTGCGGAAGCCAGAACATCGTTCTGAATGGAAAG ACAATAGTTATGAATGATTGTATTATTCGTGGTGATCTGGCAAACGTGAGAGTTGGACGCCACTGTGTGGTGAAAAGCCGTAGTGTCATCAGGCCGCCATTCAAGAAATTCAGCAAAGG GGTTGCTTTCTTCCCTCTCCACATTGGTGATCACGTCTTTATAGAAGAAGATTGTGTGGTCAATGCAGCCCAGATTGGCTCCTACGTTCACATAGGCAAGAACTGCGTCATT GGTCGGAGGTGTGTTTTGAAAGATTGCTGCAAAATTCTAGCCAACACTGTTCTCCCGCCTGAAACCGTGGTCCCACCTTTTACAGTCTTTTCCGGCTGCCCAG GGCTCTTCTCTGGAGAACTCCCAGAGTGCACCCAAGAGCTGATGATCGATGTGACAAAGAGCTATTATCAGAAGTTCTTGCCGCTTACTCAG GCGGCCTCTGCCAAGGCCTAA
- the LOC142818648 gene encoding ras-related protein Rap-2c-like yields MAPSLAPEARVRLVFFGAAGVGKTALIRRFLQDAFEARHRRTVEELHLLELELEPGSGLSLRLEILDTSGSYSFPAMRRLCIGRGDAFALVYSLQEPDSFAEVQRLRDEILEARRGPVPIVVVGNKSDLAPGQPDSRVAVAQRDWGCTCLEASAKQGRNVLSLFQELLSQVNLPGRLSPALRRRRPQPFGKEPPRRGAKSHSCAVC; encoded by the coding sequence ATGGCGCCCAGCCTGGCGCCCGAGGCCCGGGTGCGCCTGGTGTTCTtcggggcggcgggcgtgggcaaGACGGCCCTGATCCGCCGCTTCCTGCAGGACGCGTTCGAGGCGCGGCACCGGCGCACGGTGGAGGAGCTGCACCTGCTGGAGCTGGAACTGGAGCCGGGCTCGGGGCTGAGCCTCCGCTTGGAGATCCTGGACACGAGCGGCAGCTACAGCTTCCCGGCCATGCGGCGCCTCTGCATCGGCCGCGGCGACGCCTTCGCCCTGGTCTACTCGCTGCAGGAGCCCGACTCCTTCGCCGAGGTGCAGCGGCTGCGGGACGAGATCCTGGAGGCCCGGCGGGGCCCGGTGCCCATCGTGGTGGTGGGGAACAAGAGCGACCTGGCGCCGGGCCAGCCGGACTCGCGCGTGGCCGTCGCGCAGCGGGACTGGGGCTGCACCTGCCTGGAGGCCTCGGCCAAGCAGGGGCGCAACGTGCTCAGCCTCTTCCAGGAGCTGCTGAGCCAGGTCAACCTGCCCGGGCGCCTCAGCCCGGCCCTGCGGCGCCGCCGGCCCCAGCCCTTCGGCAAGGAGCCGCCCCGCCGCGGCGCCAAGAGCCACAGCTGCGCCGTCTGCTAG